A window of the Kosakonia sp. BYX6 genome harbors these coding sequences:
- the secB gene encoding protein-export chaperone SecB, with product MSEQNNTEMTFQIQRIYTKDISFEAPNAPHIFQKEWQPEVKLDLDTASTQLADGVYEVVLRVTVTASLGEETGFLCEVQQGGIFSIDGIEGTQMAHCLGAYCPNILFPYARECITSLVSRGTFPQLNLAPVNFDALFMNYLQQQTGEGAEEHQDA from the coding sequence ATGTCTGAACAAAACAACACCGAAATGACTTTCCAGATTCAGCGTATCTATACGAAAGATATCTCTTTCGAAGCGCCGAATGCGCCACACATCTTCCAGAAAGAGTGGCAGCCGGAAGTGAAGCTGGACCTCGACACTGCCTCCACCCAGCTGGCAGATGGCGTTTATGAAGTGGTTCTGCGCGTTACAGTAACCGCATCTCTGGGTGAAGAAACCGGCTTCCTGTGTGAAGTTCAGCAGGGTGGTATCTTCTCAATCGACGGTATCGAAGGAACGCAGATGGCGCACTGCCTGGGTGCATACTGCCCGAACATTCTGTTCCCGTATGCCCGTGAGTGCATCACCAGCCTCGTTTCCCGCGGTACATTCCCGCAACTGAACCTTGCGCCGGTCAATTTTGATGCGCTGTTCATGAACTACCTGCAACAGCAGACTGGCGAAGGTGCCGAAGAACATCAGGATGCCTGA
- the gpsA gene encoding NAD(P)H-dependent glycerol-3-phosphate dehydrogenase encodes MNALNAAMTVIGAGSYGTALAITLARNGHPVVLWGHDPKHIATLQHDRCNVAFLPDVPFPDTLQLESDLARALAASRNILVVVPSHVFGTVLSQIKPLMRDDARIVWATKGLEAETGRLLQDVARDILGSAIPLAVISGPTFAKELAAGMPTAISLASTDPQFAEDLQQLLHCGKSFRVYSNPDFIGVQLGGAVKNVIAIGAGISDGIGFGANARTALITRGLTEMSRLGAALGADPATFMGMAGLGDLVLTCTDNQSRNRRFGMMLGQGMDVQGAQDQIGQVVEGYRNTKEVRALAHRFGVEMPITEEIYQVLYCGKNAREAALTLLGRARKEEK; translated from the coding sequence ATGAACGCACTTAATGCTGCAATGACTGTGATCGGTGCCGGCTCTTACGGCACCGCTCTTGCCATCACACTGGCAAGAAATGGCCACCCGGTTGTGCTGTGGGGCCATGACCCAAAACATATCGCGACCCTGCAACACGATCGTTGCAACGTGGCGTTTCTTCCCGATGTGCCTTTCCCCGACACGCTCCAGTTGGAAAGCGATCTCGCACGTGCGCTGGCCGCCAGCCGTAACATTCTGGTCGTTGTGCCAAGCCATGTTTTTGGCACTGTGCTGTCGCAAATCAAACCGCTGATGCGCGACGATGCGCGTATCGTCTGGGCGACGAAAGGGCTGGAAGCGGAAACCGGGCGTCTGTTACAAGACGTCGCGCGTGACATCTTAGGTTCGGCGATCCCGCTGGCGGTGATTTCCGGACCCACCTTTGCCAAAGAGCTGGCGGCAGGTATGCCGACGGCGATCTCTCTGGCTTCTACCGATCCGCAATTTGCGGAAGATCTTCAGCAGCTGCTTCACTGTGGCAAAAGTTTCCGCGTTTACAGCAACCCTGATTTCATTGGCGTGCAGCTTGGCGGCGCGGTGAAAAACGTGATTGCCATTGGTGCGGGCATCTCCGATGGCATCGGTTTTGGCGCGAATGCCCGCACGGCATTAATCACCCGCGGCCTGACCGAAATGTCGCGCCTTGGCGCGGCGCTGGGCGCCGATCCGGCCACCTTTATGGGCATGGCTGGCCTGGGCGATCTGGTGCTGACCTGTACCGACAATCAGTCGCGTAACCGTCGTTTCGGCATGATGCTTGGCCAGGGCATGGACGTGCAAGGCGCACAGGACCAGATTGGTCAGGTGGTCGAAGGTTACCGCAATACCAAGGAAGTGCGCGCTTTGGCGCACCGGTTTGGCGTCGAAATGCCAATAACCGAGGAAATTTATCAGGTATTGTATTGCGGAAAAAATGCGCGCGAGGCAGCATTGACCCTGTTGGGCCGTGCTCGCAAGGAAGAGAAGTAA
- the cysE gene encoding serine O-acetyltransferase, which translates to MPCEELDLVWNNIKAEARALADCEPMLASFYHATLLKHENLGSALSYMLANKLASPIMPAIAIREVVEEAYAADPEMIASAACDIQAVRTRDPAVDKYSTPLLYLKGFHALQAYRIGHWLWNQGRQALAIFLQNQVSVSFQVDIHPAAKIGRGIMLDHATGIVVGETAVIEDDVSILQSVTLGGTGKTSGDRHPKIREGVMIGAGAKILGNIEVGRGAKIGAGSVVLQPVPPHTTAAGVPARIVGKPESDKPSMDMDQHFNGINHGFEYGDGI; encoded by the coding sequence ATGCCGTGTGAAGAACTGGATCTGGTCTGGAACAATATCAAAGCCGAAGCCCGCGCGCTGGCGGACTGTGAACCCATGCTGGCCAGTTTTTACCACGCAACCTTACTCAAGCATGAAAACCTGGGCAGCGCGCTGAGCTATATGCTGGCGAACAAACTGGCTTCGCCGATTATGCCTGCCATCGCGATTCGCGAAGTGGTGGAAGAAGCCTACGCTGCCGACCCGGAAATGATCGCGTCTGCCGCCTGTGATATCCAGGCCGTGCGCACGCGCGATCCGGCAGTGGATAAATACTCCACGCCGCTGCTCTATTTAAAAGGTTTCCATGCCTTGCAGGCTTACCGCATCGGCCACTGGCTGTGGAATCAGGGCCGCCAGGCGCTGGCGATTTTCCTGCAAAACCAGGTGTCGGTCAGCTTCCAGGTGGATATTCACCCGGCGGCGAAAATTGGCCGTGGCATTATGCTCGACCATGCGACCGGTATTGTGGTGGGGGAAACCGCCGTTATCGAAGATGACGTGTCAATTTTGCAGTCGGTCACCCTCGGCGGGACCGGCAAAACCAGCGGCGATCGCCACCCGAAAATCCGCGAAGGCGTGATGATTGGCGCCGGTGCGAAGATCCTCGGTAATATCGAAGTAGGTCGCGGCGCGAAAATTGGTGCGGGTTCCGTGGTGTTACAACCGGTACCGCCGCACACCACCGCCGCAGGCGTTCCGGCGCGTATTGTTGGAAAACCGGAGAGCGATAAGCCGTCGATGGATATGGATCAGCATTTCAACGGGATCAACCACGGTTTCGAATACGGAGATGGCATTTAA
- the trmL gene encoding tRNA (uridine(34)/cytosine(34)/5-carboxymethylaminomethyluridine(34)-2'-O)-methyltransferase TrmL yields MLNIVLFEPEIPPNTGNIIRLCANTGFRLHIIEPMGFTWDDKRLRRAGLDYHEFTAVQRHPDYAAFAAAEQPQRLFALTTKGTPAHSAVSFQDGDYLMFGPETRGLPATILDALPPEQKIRIPMMPDSRSMNLSNAVSVVVYEAWRQLGYPGAVLRS; encoded by the coding sequence ATGCTAAACATTGTTTTATTCGAACCTGAAATCCCACCCAATACCGGGAATATCATCCGTCTGTGCGCCAACACTGGCTTTCGTCTGCATATCATCGAACCGATGGGCTTTACCTGGGACGATAAACGCCTGCGCCGTGCAGGGCTGGATTACCATGAATTCACCGCCGTGCAGCGCCACCCTGATTACGCCGCGTTTGCAGCCGCCGAGCAGCCGCAGCGCCTTTTCGCACTCACCACCAAAGGCACGCCTGCGCACAGCGCGGTGAGTTTTCAGGATGGGGATTATTTGATGTTTGGCCCGGAAACCCGCGGCCTGCCAGCGACGATTCTTGACGCGCTGCCGCCCGAGCAGAAAATCCGCATTCCCATGATGCCAGACAGCCGCAGCATGAACCTGTCGAACGCGGTGTCCGTGGTGGTCTATGAGGCCTGGCGTCAGTTAGGTTATCCGGGGGCAGTACTGCGTAGTTGA
- the lldD gene encoding FMN-dependent L-lactate dehydrogenase LldD yields the protein MIISAASDYRAAAKRILPPFLFHYMDGGAYAEYTLRRNVEDLSLVALRQRVLKNMSDLSLDTTLFNEKLSMPVALAPVGLCGMYARRGEVQAAGAADAKGIPFTLSTVSVCPIEEVAPTIKRPMWFQLYVLRDRGFMRNALERAKAAGCSTLVFTVDMPTPGARYRDAHSGMSGPNAALRRYWQSVTHPQWAWDVGVNGRPHDLGNISTYLGKPTGLEDYIGWLANNFDPSISWKDLEWIREFWDGPMVIKGILDPEDARDAVRFGADGIVVSNHGGRQLDGVLSSARALPAIADAVKGDITILADSGIRNGLDVVRMIALGADSVLLGRAYLYALATHGRQGVANLLDLIEKEMKVAMTLTGAKSISEISKDSLVQALSELPAALAPLTHGDAA from the coding sequence ATGATTATTTCCGCAGCCAGCGACTACCGCGCAGCGGCAAAACGCATTCTGCCACCGTTTTTGTTTCACTATATGGACGGCGGCGCGTATGCCGAATACACCTTACGCCGCAACGTCGAGGATTTGTCGCTGGTGGCACTGCGCCAGCGGGTGCTGAAAAATATGTCCGACCTGAGCCTCGACACCACGCTGTTCAATGAAAAATTGTCGATGCCCGTTGCGCTCGCGCCGGTAGGGTTGTGCGGCATGTATGCCCGACGCGGCGAAGTTCAGGCCGCCGGTGCAGCGGATGCGAAAGGCATTCCGTTTACGCTGTCGACGGTGTCCGTTTGCCCGATTGAAGAAGTCGCCCCGACGATCAAGCGCCCAATGTGGTTCCAGCTGTATGTACTGCGCGATCGCGGTTTTATGCGTAACGCGCTGGAGCGCGCGAAAGCGGCGGGGTGCTCAACGCTAGTGTTTACCGTGGATATGCCGACGCCCGGCGCGCGTTATCGCGATGCGCATTCCGGCATGAGCGGCCCGAATGCGGCGCTGCGCCGTTACTGGCAGTCGGTGACGCATCCGCAGTGGGCGTGGGATGTCGGCGTCAACGGGCGCCCACATGATTTGGGCAATATCTCGACCTATCTCGGCAAGCCGACCGGGCTGGAAGATTACATTGGCTGGCTGGCAAACAACTTCGATCCGTCGATCTCCTGGAAAGACCTGGAGTGGATCCGCGAGTTTTGGGATGGGCCGATGGTGATCAAAGGGATCCTCGATCCGGAAGATGCCCGCGACGCGGTGCGCTTCGGCGCGGACGGCATTGTGGTTTCCAACCACGGCGGGCGCCAGCTTGACGGCGTACTCTCTTCAGCGCGTGCGCTGCCCGCGATTGCCGACGCGGTGAAAGGCGATATTACGATTCTGGCGGACAGCGGGATCCGCAATGGCCTTGATGTGGTGCGCATGATTGCGCTTGGCGCGGATTCTGTTCTGCTGGGTCGTGCCTATCTGTATGCGCTGGCAACCCACGGTCGCCAGGGCGTGGCGAACTTGCTGGATCTGATTGAGAAAGAGATGAAGGTGGCCATGACGCTGACCGGTGCGAAATCCATTAGCGAAATCAGTAAAGACTCGCTGGTGCAGGCGTTAAGCGAATTGCCTGCCGCGCTGGCACCGTTGACGCACGGCGACGCGGCGTAA
- the lldR gene encoding transcriptional regulator LldR, with the protein MKVLPRRLTDDVADRVRALIAEQQLEAGMKLPAERQLAVQLGISRNSLREALAKLVSEGVLLSRRGGGTFVRWQHEDWSEQNIVQPLKTLLNDDPDYSFDILEARHAIEASTAWHAAMRATQADKEKIALCFDASQSDDPDLASQADVRFHLAIAEASHNVVLLQTMRGFFDLLQSSVKQSRQRMYLVPPVFAQLTEQHRAVMNAILEGDAEGARQAMMAHLAFVHTTIRQFDEERARQARITRLPDEQHTYSREKKA; encoded by the coding sequence ATGAAAGTGTTACCCAGACGCCTGACAGACGATGTCGCCGATCGTGTGCGGGCGCTGATTGCAGAGCAACAACTGGAAGCGGGCATGAAGTTGCCCGCCGAGCGTCAGCTTGCCGTACAGCTCGGCATATCGCGCAATTCATTACGCGAGGCGCTGGCGAAACTGGTCAGTGAAGGCGTGCTGCTGAGCCGGCGCGGCGGCGGCACCTTTGTGCGCTGGCAGCATGAAGACTGGTCAGAGCAAAACATCGTCCAGCCGCTGAAAACGCTGCTGAATGACGACCCGGATTACAGCTTCGACATTCTGGAGGCGCGTCACGCCATTGAAGCCAGCACCGCCTGGCATGCGGCGATGCGCGCGACGCAAGCCGATAAAGAGAAGATTGCGCTGTGTTTTGACGCTTCGCAGTCTGACGACCCGGATCTGGCGTCGCAAGCGGATGTGCGTTTTCACCTGGCGATTGCCGAAGCCTCACATAACGTGGTGCTGCTGCAAACGATGCGCGGTTTTTTCGACCTGCTGCAATCGTCCGTCAAACAGAGCCGTCAGCGCATGTACCTTGTGCCGCCCGTTTTTGCCCAGCTTACCGAGCAACATCGCGCGGTGATGAATGCCATTCTTGAGGGCGATGCCGAGGGAGCCCGTCAGGCCATGATGGCGCACCTCGCTTTCGTTCACACCACGATTCGCCAGTTCGACGAAGAAAGGGCTCGCCAGGCGCGCATTACCCGCCTGCCCGACGAGCAGCACACTTATAGCAGGGAGAAGAAAGCATGA
- the lldP gene encoding L-lactate permease, producing the protein MNLWQQNYDPAGNLWLSSLIASLPILFFFFALIKLKLKGYVAASWTVAIALGVALLFYDMPLDNALASVVYGFFYGLWPIAWIIIAAVFVYKISVKTGQFDVIRSSILSITPDQRLQMLIVGFSFGAFLEGAAGFGAPVAITAALLVGLGFNPLYAAGLCLIVNTAPVAFGAMGIPILVAGQVTGLDSFEIGQMVGRQLPFLTIIVLFWIMAIMDGWRGVKETWPAVLVAGGSFAIAQYLSSNFIGPELPDIISSLVSLVCLTLFLKRWKPVRIFRFGDMGASQVDLDLQRTKYNAGQILRAWSPFLFLTATVTLWSVPPFKALFAPDGALYDWVFNISVPHLDKLVARMPPVVSAATPYAAVYKFDWFSATGTAILFAAILSIIWLRMKPREAISTFASTLKELALPIYSIGMVLAFAFISNYSGLSSTLALALAHTGSAFTFFSPFLGWLGVFLTGSDTSSNALFAALQATAAQQIGVSDVLMVAANTTGGVTGKMISPQSIAIACAAVGLVGKESDLFRFTVKHSLIFTCMVGVITTLQAYVLTWMIP; encoded by the coding sequence ATGAACCTCTGGCAACAGAATTACGACCCGGCTGGCAACCTCTGGCTTTCCAGCTTGATTGCCTCGCTGCCGATCCTGTTTTTCTTTTTCGCGCTCATCAAACTCAAACTGAAAGGCTATGTCGCCGCCAGTTGGACGGTCGCAATCGCCCTGGGCGTTGCGCTGCTGTTTTACGATATGCCGCTGGACAACGCGCTGGCATCGGTGGTGTATGGCTTTTTCTATGGCTTGTGGCCGATCGCCTGGATAATCATCGCCGCCGTCTTCGTGTATAAGATTTCGGTCAAAACCGGCCAGTTCGACGTCATTCGTTCTTCAATCCTCTCCATCACGCCAGACCAGCGCCTGCAAATGCTGATTGTCGGCTTCTCTTTCGGCGCATTTCTGGAAGGGGCAGCTGGGTTTGGCGCACCGGTTGCCATCACCGCCGCGCTGCTGGTTGGGCTGGGTTTTAACCCGCTGTATGCCGCTGGCCTGTGTTTGATCGTTAACACCGCGCCGGTGGCCTTTGGCGCGATGGGGATTCCAATTCTGGTCGCCGGGCAAGTCACCGGGCTGGACAGCTTTGAAATCGGCCAAATGGTGGGACGCCAGTTGCCCTTCCTGACCATCATCGTGCTGTTCTGGATCATGGCGATTATGGACGGCTGGCGCGGGGTGAAAGAGACGTGGCCTGCGGTGCTCGTTGCGGGCGGTTCGTTCGCGATTGCACAATATCTGAGTTCTAACTTTATCGGCCCGGAGTTGCCGGACATCATCTCGTCGCTGGTTTCGCTGGTGTGCCTGACGCTGTTCCTCAAACGCTGGAAGCCGGTGCGTATTTTCCGCTTTGGCGATATGGGCGCTTCGCAGGTTGATTTGGATTTACAGCGCACCAAATACAACGCCGGGCAGATCCTGCGCGCCTGGTCGCCGTTTCTGTTCCTCACCGCCACCGTCACGCTGTGGAGCGTGCCGCCGTTTAAAGCGCTGTTCGCGCCGGACGGCGCGCTGTACGACTGGGTGTTTAACATTTCTGTGCCGCACCTCGACAAACTGGTAGCGCGCATGCCGCCGGTGGTCAGCGCCGCCACGCCTTACGCGGCGGTGTACAAATTCGACTGGTTCTCAGCGACTGGCACCGCCATTCTGTTCGCGGCCATTTTGTCGATTATTTGGCTACGCATGAAACCGAGAGAGGCCATCAGTACCTTTGCCAGCACGCTGAAAGAGCTGGCGCTGCCGATTTACTCCATCGGTATGGTGCTGGCGTTTGCCTTTATCTCGAACTATTCAGGGTTGTCGTCGACGCTGGCATTAGCGCTGGCGCATACCGGCAGCGCCTTTACTTTCTTTTCGCCCTTCCTCGGCTGGCTGGGCGTGTTTCTTACCGGTTCGGATACCTCGTCAAATGCGCTGTTCGCCGCATTGCAAGCCACGGCCGCGCAACAGATTGGCGTTTCGGACGTGTTGATGGTGGCAGCCAATACCACCGGCGGCGTGACCGGCAAGATGATTTCGCCGCAGTCGATCGCCATTGCCTGTGCGGCGGTGGGGCTGGTCGGTAAAGAGTCAGACCTGTTCCGTTTTACCGTTAAACACAGCCTGATTTTCACCTGCATGGTGGGGGTAATTACTACACTTCAGGCATATGTTCTTACCTGGATGATTCCATGA
- a CDS encoding YibL family ribosome-associated protein, giving the protein MKEVEKNEIKRLSDRLDAIRHQQADLSLVEAADKYAELEKEKTTLEAEITRLREQYGQKLSKEAQKLMQMPYRRAITKKEQADLGKLKKSVRGLVVVHPMTALGREMELDAMTGFAKSEF; this is encoded by the coding sequence ATGAAAGAAGTCGAAAAAAACGAAATCAAACGTCTGAGCGACCGTCTCGACGCCATCCGCCACCAGCAGGCGGACCTCTCTTTAGTTGAGGCTGCGGATAAATACGCCGAGCTGGAAAAAGAGAAAACCACGCTGGAAGCGGAAATCACCCGTCTGCGTGAACAATATGGTCAGAAGCTGAGTAAAGAAGCGCAGAAACTGATGCAAATGCCGTATCGCCGTGCGATCACCAAGAAAGAGCAGGCTGACCTCGGCAAGCTGAAAAAAAGCGTGCGTGGCCTGGTGGTGGTGCACCCGATGACCGCGCTGGGCCGCGAAATGGAACTTGATGCCATGACCGGCTTTGCCAAAAGCGAGTTCTGA
- the mtlR gene encoding mannitol operon repressor MtlR, translating into MPTLAREPPRQLTKLSDMQAIMEQTQAFENRVLERLNAGKTVRSFLIAAVDLLNEAINILVLQVFRKDDYAVKYAVEPLLDGDGPLGNLSVRLKLIYGLGVISRPEYEDAELLMALREELNHDGTEYAFTDDEILGPFGELHCVAALPPMPTFDTSDADLFAMQKQRYQQVVRSTMVLSLTELISRISLKKAFQK; encoded by the coding sequence ATGCCGACGTTGGCGCGGGAACCCCCGCGCCAGCTAACGAAATTGTCAGATATGCAGGCAATAATGGAACAAACGCAGGCTTTCGAAAACCGTGTACTCGAGCGTCTGAATGCGGGCAAAACCGTGCGAAGTTTTTTGATAGCCGCCGTTGATTTGCTCAATGAAGCTATCAACATTCTGGTGCTACAGGTGTTTCGCAAAGACGATTACGCGGTGAAATATGCTGTAGAGCCACTGCTTGACGGAGATGGGCCGCTGGGCAACTTGTCCGTGCGTTTAAAGCTGATTTACGGGCTTGGGGTAATTTCCCGCCCGGAGTACGAAGACGCGGAGCTATTGATGGCGCTGCGTGAAGAGTTGAATCACGACGGCACGGAATACGCCTTTACCGATGATGAGATCCTCGGGCCTTTTGGCGAGCTGCACTGTGTCGCCGCCCTGCCGCCAATGCCAACCTTCGATACCAGCGACGCCGACCTTTTCGCCATGCAAAAACAGCGTTACCAGCAGGTGGTTCGCTCCACGATGGTGCTGTCATTGACCGAGCTGATTTCCCGAATCAGCTTAAAAAAAGCATTCCAGAAGTAA
- the mtlD gene encoding mannitol-1-phosphate 5-dehydrogenase has product MKVNTMKALHFGAGNIGRGFIGKLLADAGIKLTFADVNQVVLDALNARHSYQVHVVGEKEQVDTVSGVNAVSSIGDEVVDLIAQVDLVTTAVGPVVLERIAPAIAKGLAKRKAQGVNTPLNIIACENMVRGTTQLKGHVIAALADADKAWVEEHVGFVDSAVDRIVPPSESATHDPLEVTVETFSEWIVDKTQFKGALPNIPGMELTDNLMAFVERKLFTLNTGHAITAYLGKQTGHQTIRDAILDANIRAVVKGAMEESGAVLIKRYGFDADKHAAYIQKILGRFENPYLKDDVERVGRQPLRKLSAGDRLIKPLLGTLEYNLPHANLVKGIAAAMHYRSEQDPQAQELAQLIEEKGPQAALAQVSGLEANSPVVNEAVTAYNTQA; this is encoded by the coding sequence ATGAAGGTTAATACTATGAAAGCATTACATTTTGGCGCAGGTAATATCGGACGTGGCTTTATCGGCAAGCTGTTGGCCGACGCGGGGATTAAGCTGACTTTCGCCGATGTGAATCAGGTGGTTCTCGACGCCCTGAATGCCCGTCATAGCTATCAGGTTCATGTTGTTGGTGAAAAAGAGCAGGTCGATACCGTCTCCGGTGTCAATGCTGTCAGCAGCATCGGCGACGAGGTGGTCGACCTGATTGCGCAGGTTGATTTGGTGACGACGGCAGTCGGCCCGGTCGTGCTGGAGCGCATCGCCCCGGCTATCGCGAAAGGTCTGGCAAAACGTAAAGCGCAGGGCGTTAACACGCCGCTGAACATTATCGCCTGTGAAAATATGGTGCGCGGCACCACCCAACTGAAAGGCCATGTGATCGCCGCGCTGGCGGATGCTGACAAAGCCTGGGTTGAAGAGCATGTTGGCTTCGTCGACTCTGCCGTTGACCGTATTGTTCCACCGTCTGAATCTGCCACCCACGATCCGCTGGAAGTGACGGTGGAAACCTTTAGCGAGTGGATTGTTGATAAGACCCAGTTCAAAGGCGCGCTGCCGAACATTCCTGGTATGGAACTGACCGACAACCTGATGGCATTCGTTGAACGTAAGCTGTTCACGCTGAATACCGGTCACGCAATCACCGCCTACTTGGGCAAGCAGACCGGCCATCAAACCATTCGCGACGCCATCCTCGACGCCAATATCCGTGCGGTGGTGAAAGGCGCGATGGAAGAGAGCGGCGCTGTGCTGATCAAGCGTTATGGTTTTGATGCTGACAAGCATGCGGCGTACATTCAAAAAATCCTCGGCCGTTTTGAAAACCCGTACCTGAAAGACGATGTTGAGCGCGTCGGCCGCCAACCGTTGCGTAAATTGAGCGCGGGCGATCGTCTGATCAAACCGTTGCTTGGCACGCTGGAATACAACCTGCCGCACGCCAACCTGGTAAAAGGCATTGCCGCCGCGATGCATTATCGCAGCGAGCAGGACCCGCAGGCCCAGGAACTGGCGCAGCTTATCGAAGAGAAAGGCCCGCAAGCGGCGCTGGCTCAGGTTTCCGGCCTGGAGGCAAACAGCCCGGTCGTAAACGAAGCCGTTACCGCTTATAACACCCAGGCATGA
- a CDS encoding PTS mannitol transporter subunit IICBA, translated as MSSDIKIRVQSFGRFLSNMVMPNIGAFIAWGIITALFIPTGWLPNETLAKLVGPMITYLLPLLIGFTGGRLVGGDRGGVVGAITTMGVIVGADMPMFLGAMIAGPLGGYCIKKFDASVDGKIKSGFEMLVNNFSAGIIGMILAILAFLGIGPAVEVLSKVLAAGVNFMVVHDMLPLASIFVEPAKILFLNNAINHGIFSPLGIQQSHDLGKSIFFLIEANPGPGMGVLLAYMFFGRGSAKQSAGGAAIIHFLGGIHEIYFPYVLMNPRLLLAVILGGMTGVFTLSVLNGGLVSPASPGSILAVLAMTPKGTYFANLAAIFAALIVSFVIAAILLKTSKVKDEEEEDIEAATRRMKDMKAQSKGAAAQATGDVTGDLSHVRKIIVACDAGMGSSAMGAGVLRKKVQDAGLTNISVTNSAINSLPSDVDLVITHRDLTERAMRQAPQAQHISLTNFLDSGLYTGLTERLVAAQRHTDNTTAKVNSSLQDSIDTSNSHLFKLGAENIFLGCSASHKEEAIRFAGEQLVKGGYVQPEYVDAMLEREKLTPTYLGESIAVPHGTVEAKDRVLKTGVVFCQYPQGVRFGEGEDDIARLVIGIAARNNEHIQVITSLTNALDDETVIQRLTQTTSVEEVLELLNK; from the coding sequence ATGTCATCCGATATCAAGATCAGAGTGCAAAGCTTTGGTCGTTTTCTCAGCAATATGGTGATGCCCAACATCGGCGCGTTTATCGCGTGGGGGATCATCACCGCATTGTTTATTCCTACAGGGTGGTTACCAAACGAGACGCTGGCGAAACTCGTTGGTCCAATGATTACTTATCTACTGCCGCTGCTCATCGGTTTTACCGGTGGTCGTCTGGTTGGCGGCGATCGCGGCGGTGTCGTCGGCGCGATCACCACAATGGGTGTTATCGTCGGTGCGGATATGCCGATGTTCCTCGGCGCAATGATCGCAGGCCCGCTGGGCGGCTACTGCATCAAGAAATTTGACGCGTCCGTAGACGGTAAGATCAAATCCGGTTTCGAAATGCTGGTGAACAACTTCTCCGCTGGCATCATCGGTATGATCCTCGCCATTCTGGCTTTCCTCGGCATTGGCCCGGCGGTTGAAGTGCTGTCTAAAGTACTGGCTGCTGGCGTTAACTTCATGGTTGTCCATGACATGCTGCCGCTGGCGTCTATCTTTGTTGAACCGGCGAAAATCCTGTTCCTCAACAACGCCATCAACCACGGTATCTTCTCGCCGCTGGGTATTCAGCAGTCTCATGACCTCGGCAAGTCCATCTTCTTCCTGATTGAAGCGAACCCGGGTCCGGGTATGGGCGTTCTGCTGGCGTACATGTTCTTTGGTCGCGGCAGTGCTAAACAGTCTGCTGGCGGCGCGGCAATCATCCACTTCCTGGGGGGGATCCACGAAATTTACTTCCCGTACGTGCTGATGAACCCGCGTCTGCTGCTCGCCGTTATCCTCGGTGGTATGACCGGCGTGTTCACCCTGAGCGTGCTGAACGGCGGCCTGGTGTCTCCGGCTTCTCCGGGTTCTATCCTGGCGGTGCTGGCAATGACGCCAAAAGGTACCTACTTCGCTAACCTCGCGGCGATCTTCGCAGCGCTGATTGTCTCCTTCGTGATCGCCGCTATCCTGCTGAAAACCAGCAAAGTGAAAGACGAAGAAGAAGAAGATATCGAAGCAGCGACCCGTCGTATGAAAGACATGAAAGCCCAATCTAAAGGCGCGGCGGCGCAGGCAACGGGCGACGTGACGGGCGATCTGAGCCATGTGCGTAAAATCATCGTGGCATGTGATGCCGGTATGGGTTCCAGCGCCATGGGTGCAGGCGTACTGCGCAAAAAAGTGCAGGATGCGGGTTTGACCAACATCTCTGTGACCAACAGCGCCATCAACAGCCTTCCGTCTGACGTTGACCTGGTGATTACGCACCGCGATCTGACCGAGCGCGCGATGCGCCAGGCGCCACAAGCCCAGCATATTTCGCTGACCAACTTCCTGGACAGCGGCCTGTATACTGGCCTGACTGAGCGTCTGGTTGCCGCACAGCGCCACACGGACAACACCACCGCGAAAGTTAACAGCAGCCTGCAAGACAGCATCGATACGTCTAACAGCCACCTGTTCAAACTGGGCGCAGAGAACATCTTCCTGGGTTGCAGCGCGAGCCACAAAGAAGAAGCTATCCGTTTTGCCGGTGAGCAACTGGTGAAAGGCGGCTACGTTCAGCCGGAATATGTTGACGCCATGCTGGAACGTGAAAAACTGACCCCGACCTATCTGGGTGAGTCTATCGCGGTACCGCACGGCACCGTTGAAGCGAAAGATCGCGTGCTGAAAACCGGCGTCGTGTTCTGCCAGTACCCACAAGGTGTACGCTTCGGCGAAGGGGAAGATGACATCGCCCGTCTGGTGATCGGCATCGCCGCGCGCAACAATGAGCACATTCAGGTGATTACCAGCCTGACCAACGCCCTGGATGATGAGACAGTAATTCAGCGTCTGACGCAGACCACCAGCGTTGAAGAAGTGCTGGAACTGCTGAACAAGTAA